The Leptospira johnsonii genome window below encodes:
- the fliO gene encoding flagellar biosynthetic protein FliO: MSRIFQTIHSFFSGFGSLALAFGVFCILSGITGDLYSQGSEREQMDEVLKRELGTGDKKAPESSATSTPKQEEKKEVAPEAAPNPVEERYKPVSDGPSLAGILFRIVLVLGILCGAAYWILRTLAKSREGSLPVRGEMSLLGSLNLGTNKQLQIVEVTGQIFVLGVADNGINLISEITDTETKARLQRMRDEFKPPEGGFLVTALEQLKDLNIRLTGKSEEEEQTLRQTPGERKEKQRKLKEKLDEIKKERNSLENGLFDLN; encoded by the coding sequence ATGAGCCGAATTTTTCAAACGATCCATTCGTTTTTTTCAGGATTCGGCTCCCTCGCTTTGGCGTTCGGAGTCTTTTGTATTTTATCGGGTATCACTGGGGATTTGTATTCTCAAGGGTCCGAAAGAGAACAAATGGACGAAGTTCTTAAAAGAGAATTGGGTACCGGTGATAAAAAAGCTCCCGAATCTTCGGCAACTTCTACTCCTAAACAAGAGGAGAAGAAGGAAGTAGCTCCTGAAGCCGCGCCAAATCCTGTAGAAGAAAGATACAAGCCTGTTTCAGACGGGCCGAGTCTTGCTGGAATACTTTTTAGGATCGTTCTTGTATTAGGGATTCTTTGTGGAGCCGCGTATTGGATCTTACGGACTCTTGCAAAATCCAGAGAAGGTTCTCTTCCTGTTCGGGGAGAAATGAGCCTTCTCGGGAGCTTGAACCTGGGCACGAACAAGCAGTTGCAGATCGTAGAAGTGACTGGGCAAATTTTTGTATTAGGTGTGGCGGATAACGGTATAAATCTTATCTCCGAAATTACGGACACAGAGACAAAGGCAAGGCTACAGAGAATGAGAGACGAATTTAAGCCTCCTGAAGGTGGATTTTTAGTCACTGCTCTGGAACAATTAAAGGATTTGAATATTCGTTTGACCGGAAAATCGGAAGAAGAGGAACAAACTCTTCGCCAAACTCCCGGAGAAAGAAAAGAGAAACAGAGAAAACTCAAAGAGAAGTTAGACGAAATTAAGAAGGAAAGAAATAGTCTCGAGAACGGACTATTCGATTTGAACTAG
- the fliN gene encoding flagellar motor switch protein FliN has protein sequence MGEGSLSQEEIDALLAGANDTFDPGSSMAAGGGSKEAAGLSPVDRDLLSDFLSHCFMTAGNTLAAILSKTSNFMNPTSEAKTRKDVEAELKSNTFLLYSTYSGNLNGRVVLAMGADNAARIANMMMGGFDSGGLDEGQLQTLRDSLTPIMGALQSQIAAKTGGGVNGSPAETRHVTSPAALVLPEGDPLVRTFFNLAIEGLPSFRVQFILSLSMANDILSLSKRSGGGGGDYGGGGYQGGMGGGGGISQVGMKGVSFPNLATASGAQGTPNLNLLMDVQMSVTVELGRTKMYIKDILGLGEGSIIELDKLAGEPVDLLVNGKLIAKGEVVVIDENFGVRVTDIVSPADRIKPESGGG, from the coding sequence ATGGGTGAAGGATCCCTTTCCCAGGAAGAAATAGACGCCCTTTTAGCGGGTGCAAATGACACATTCGATCCAGGCAGTAGCATGGCTGCTGGAGGCGGGTCCAAGGAAGCTGCCGGTCTTTCTCCGGTAGATAGGGACCTTCTGTCCGATTTTCTTTCTCATTGTTTTATGACTGCGGGGAATACCTTAGCGGCCATTCTTTCCAAAACTTCCAACTTCATGAATCCAACTTCCGAGGCAAAAACCAGGAAGGATGTGGAAGCGGAACTTAAGTCCAACACGTTTTTATTATATTCTACCTATTCAGGAAATCTGAACGGAAGAGTTGTGCTTGCGATGGGCGCGGACAATGCGGCTCGTATCGCAAACATGATGATGGGCGGCTTCGATTCAGGCGGTCTGGACGAAGGTCAGCTCCAAACTTTAAGAGATAGTTTAACTCCTATTATGGGAGCTCTCCAATCTCAAATCGCTGCTAAGACCGGCGGTGGAGTTAATGGTTCTCCTGCTGAGACCAGGCACGTAACTTCTCCTGCGGCATTGGTACTTCCTGAAGGTGATCCACTCGTGCGGACCTTCTTTAATTTAGCGATAGAAGGACTTCCTTCATTTAGAGTTCAGTTCATTCTTTCTTTATCCATGGCAAATGATATTCTTTCCCTTTCCAAAAGATCCGGAGGAGGGGGAGGAGATTATGGTGGCGGTGGTTACCAAGGCGGAATGGGCGGTGGCGGAGGAATTTCCCAAGTAGGTATGAAGGGAGTTTCTTTCCCGAACCTTGCTACTGCAAGCGGGGCCCAAGGCACTCCGAACCTGAACCTTCTCATGGACGTGCAGATGTCTGTGACCGTGGAACTCGGAAGAACCAAGATGTATATTAAAGATATCTTAGGTTTGGGAGAAGGTTCCATCATCGAGCTGGATAAGTTGGCAGGTGAGCCAGTGGATCTTTTAGTAAACGGTAAATTGATTGCGAAGGGAGAGGTCGTGGTCATCGACGAAAACTTCGGTGTGCGTGTAACGGATATCGTAAGTCCGGCCGATAGGATCAAGCCGGAGTCGGGAGGCGGATGA
- a CDS encoding SRPBCC domain-containing protein, with amino-acid sequence MKTDQKEVKIELRGETEVVLTRYFAAPRALVFDCFTKPELILRWLTGPEGWKLDTCESDLKVGGKYLYVFVDSKGTKMGIYGKFLEVVVPEKVANNENYATDMSTFDPNGPENPEATVESRSFTTEGDLTLLTHVWKYASSEAREAELGAAEGWIPLCKELDKLLLELA; translated from the coding sequence ATGAAAACAGATCAAAAGGAAGTGAAGATAGAGCTTCGAGGCGAAACCGAAGTGGTGCTTACACGTTATTTCGCCGCACCGCGTGCATTGGTATTCGATTGTTTCACCAAGCCAGAATTGATACTTAGATGGCTGACTGGTCCGGAAGGCTGGAAGCTTGATACTTGCGAGAGCGATCTTAAGGTCGGGGGAAAATACCTGTATGTCTTCGTGGATTCCAAGGGGACCAAAATGGGTATTTATGGAAAATTTCTAGAGGTAGTAGTACCTGAGAAAGTGGCGAATAATGAGAATTACGCTACGGATATGTCTACGTTTGATCCAAACGGTCCGGAAAATCCAGAAGCTACCGTCGAGTCGCGTTCCTTTACTACAGAAGGCGATCTAACACTACTGACGCATGTATGGAAATATGCTTCCTCCGAAGCACGCGAGGCTGAACTAGGTGCGGCCGAGGGTTGGATTCCGCTTTGCAAAGAACTCGATAAATTGTTGCTGGAGCTTGCATAA
- a CDS encoding ArsR/SmtB family transcription factor — MQDLDLTFAALADSTRRAILMRLAKGETTVMELAKPFNMSQPSISRHLKVLEQAGLISTTIRAQERPRRLETAPLKKATDWIEKYRQMWEGRYQTIDGLLEELQAIQIEGEEQK; from the coding sequence ATGCAAGATCTCGACTTAACATTTGCCGCACTCGCAGATTCAACCCGCCGCGCGATACTTATGCGTCTCGCGAAAGGCGAAACAACGGTCATGGAGCTCGCCAAACCCTTTAACATGAGCCAGCCGTCGATCTCGCGGCATCTGAAGGTCTTGGAGCAGGCGGGCCTTATTTCGACCACGATCCGTGCACAAGAGCGTCCGCGCCGACTTGAAACTGCGCCGCTTAAAAAAGCCACGGATTGGATTGAGAAATACCGCCAGATGTGGGAAGGGCGTTACCAAACGATCGATGGATTACTTGAAGAATTACAAGCAATACAGATAGAAGGAGAAGAACAAAAATGA
- a CDS encoding MaoC family dehydratase: protein MVNEREIEIFFEDLKEGQSYDLGNYHVSREEILEFATKYDPQPFHLSEEGGKASQFGGLIASGWHATSIFMKLYVDGFLCRTSSQGSQGADLLRWKRPIHPGDILTGNFTIIECSKFRGDIGVARGKAELFNQDKKLVMSFIGNGMFKRRNPTS, encoded by the coding sequence ATGGTGAACGAAAGAGAAATAGAGATTTTCTTTGAAGATCTCAAAGAAGGTCAATCGTATGACCTGGGAAATTATCATGTTTCCCGGGAGGAAATTTTGGAATTTGCGACAAAATACGATCCGCAGCCTTTTCATTTGAGTGAAGAAGGGGGAAAGGCCTCCCAATTTGGCGGACTCATTGCGAGCGGCTGGCATGCTACTTCAATATTCATGAAACTCTATGTAGATGGATTTCTCTGCCGAACTTCAAGCCAGGGTTCGCAAGGAGCCGATTTGCTACGATGGAAACGGCCAATTCATCCAGGGGATATTCTGACCGGAAATTTTACAATTATCGAATGCTCAAAGTTCAGAGGAGATATAGGGGTAGCGAGAGGGAAGGCTGAGCTATTCAATCAGGATAAGAAGCTTGTTATGTCGTTCATCGGAAATGGTATGTTCAAACGTCGCAACCCGACTTCTTGA
- a CDS encoding ATP-binding protein: protein MKTLELSERDAIELCKRQESHFHDNKSKLIAPAKLEKIAVAFANADGGEICIGIKDEKEEEDVEKRWDGFNKIEAMNSYLQVLFNLNPNIDLKYNILKCNARPGYILSILVEKGANVHKTSDGSVYQRYGAQCLPIKDPQKISELSFAKGASSYEDAVVKAVEPDQIVDSKELKSFLTSYSPVTDPLDFCVNQNLLSYKEWEPRVAAILLFHAVPYAVLPKKCSLKISRYETKEDDPERDHLKDQFSLEGPLYLLINMAIKKVTEILSNVSVLTPKGLKKISYPQEAIWETVVNAFIHRDYSISDDIHILIYNNRIEILSPGKLPGYVNVENILDARYSRNPKIVRTLNRYPDPPNKDMGEGLNTTFQKMKEFGLKKPEIIEDGNYVKVTLPHSPLASAMEIILEYLKFNSQISNYQARELTGIRSENQMKNEFYKLRDQGLLERVPGLEGPKAAWRLTNN from the coding sequence ATGAAAACATTGGAACTATCTGAAAGAGATGCAATCGAATTATGCAAACGACAAGAATCACATTTTCATGATAATAAATCAAAACTGATCGCTCCCGCCAAATTAGAAAAAATTGCAGTTGCGTTTGCAAATGCTGATGGAGGAGAAATTTGCATAGGAATTAAAGATGAGAAAGAAGAAGAGGACGTTGAAAAAAGATGGGATGGCTTTAACAAGATTGAAGCGATGAATAGCTACTTACAGGTTCTATTTAATCTAAATCCAAATATAGATTTAAAATATAATATCTTAAAGTGCAATGCTAGACCGGGTTACATACTTAGTATATTAGTTGAAAAAGGTGCCAATGTGCACAAGACATCGGACGGTTCAGTTTATCAACGATACGGTGCGCAATGCCTTCCAATAAAAGATCCACAAAAAATTTCAGAATTGTCCTTTGCGAAGGGGGCTTCATCGTATGAAGACGCTGTAGTTAAGGCAGTGGAGCCAGATCAAATAGTTGATTCAAAAGAATTGAAATCGTTCCTGACGTCATATTCGCCTGTCACAGACCCTTTGGATTTCTGCGTTAATCAAAATCTTCTATCCTATAAAGAATGGGAACCCCGTGTCGCAGCAATTTTATTATTCCATGCTGTTCCTTATGCTGTATTACCAAAAAAATGCTCATTAAAAATTAGTCGATATGAAACGAAAGAGGACGATCCTGAACGTGATCATTTGAAAGATCAATTTAGTTTAGAAGGCCCTCTTTATTTGTTGATAAATATGGCAATAAAGAAAGTTACTGAGATTTTATCGAACGTTAGTGTCCTAACGCCAAAAGGTTTAAAAAAAATCTCTTATCCTCAAGAAGCAATTTGGGAAACGGTAGTAAACGCATTCATCCATAGGGACTATTCAATTTCTGATGATATTCACATACTAATATATAACAATCGGATCGAGATACTCAGTCCTGGAAAATTGCCTGGCTATGTAAACGTTGAAAATATTTTAGACGCAAGATATTCTCGAAACCCAAAAATAGTGCGTACTTTGAACAGATATCCAGATCCACCAAACAAAGATATGGGTGAGGGATTGAACACAACGTTTCAGAAAATGAAAGAATTCGGTCTTAAGAAACCTGAAATTATAGAAGATGGTAATTATGTTAAAGTTACTTTACCGCATTCACCTTTAGCAAGTGCAATGGAAATAATATTAGAATATTTGAAGTTTAATTCACAAATATCAAATTACCAAGCTCGGGAACTCACCGGCATTAGATCTGAAAACCAAATGAAGAACGAGTTTTATAAATTGAGGGACCAAGGGTTATTGGAGAGAGTTCCTGGCTTGGAAGGCCCAAAGGCAGCTTGGAGATTGACAAATAACTAA
- a CDS encoding ArsR/SmtB family transcription factor — protein sequence MVKYDTQSDRLSNTFSALADPTRREILLYLVSGEATVKELAEPFNMSLPGISKHLKVLEKAGLIERGREAQWRPCKIRPEGLKEASGWLDHYKHFWEESLDRLDAYLQELQGKNKEPEK from the coding sequence ATGGTTAAATACGACACACAATCCGATCGACTGAGTAATACATTCTCTGCCCTGGCAGACCCGACCCGAAGGGAAATCCTTCTCTATTTGGTCTCCGGAGAGGCAACTGTTAAGGAATTGGCGGAACCTTTCAATATGAGCCTGCCAGGAATTTCCAAACATCTAAAGGTTTTGGAAAAGGCCGGCCTAATAGAAAGGGGAAGAGAGGCCCAATGGAGACCTTGCAAGATACGACCGGAGGGTCTAAAGGAAGCTTCCGGTTGGTTGGATCATTACAAACATTTCTGGGAAGAAAGTTTGGATCGTTTAGACGCGTATCTCCAAGAACTCCAAGGAAAAAATAAGGAGCCGGAAAAATAG
- a CDS encoding MFS transporter has protein sequence MSETKTENTAKATKKEWIGLAVIALPCLLYAMDLTVLYLAAPQLSADLNPTPSQQLWIMDIYGFLVAGFLVIMGNLGDRIGRRKLLLYGAAAFGVASVLAAFSPSSEILILTRAILGITAATLAPSTLSLIRNMFLDPEERTFAIGIWGMSFSLGGAIGPLVGGVLLEYFWWGSVFLMSVPVMILLLIVGPKLLPEFKDPNSSKMDIPSAILSLISVLSVIYGLKQIAENGWGIVPILTILTGLVIGAIFIRRQTTLTDPMIDLQLFKLPAFTAAVIGNTMTIFVGLGAFLFISQYLQLVLGLSPLEAGLWTLPGALGNIVGSLTIHMIVRIMRPLYVILGGLALLAIGMYLYTLINTENGIWMITVGSLVMSFGICAVVILGTDIIVSSAPPERAGAAASISETAAEFGGVLGIAVLGSIGVAIFKSRINSIDLPGLTPEQFESSHNTLASAVAVAKELPEPSRQILLTTAQGAFTDSLHFISLLGVGISIALAFVIFSILRNRKETEAIPEPAELEKSAR, from the coding sequence ATGTCTGAAACAAAAACTGAAAACACGGCCAAGGCCACTAAAAAAGAGTGGATTGGACTAGCGGTAATCGCACTGCCCTGCCTGCTATATGCAATGGATTTAACGGTCCTTTATCTGGCAGCTCCTCAATTGTCCGCGGATCTTAACCCTACACCTTCTCAACAATTATGGATCATGGATATCTATGGTTTCTTGGTCGCCGGTTTCTTGGTGATCATGGGGAATCTGGGAGATAGGATTGGTCGTCGTAAACTTCTTCTCTATGGAGCGGCAGCATTCGGAGTGGCATCCGTTCTTGCGGCATTCTCTCCCAGTTCAGAGATCCTGATCCTAACCCGTGCGATCCTTGGGATCACTGCGGCCACTTTGGCTCCTTCTACACTATCATTAATTCGTAATATGTTTTTGGACCCGGAAGAAAGGACTTTTGCGATCGGTATCTGGGGAATGAGTTTCTCTCTTGGCGGAGCCATAGGTCCTCTTGTAGGCGGGGTTCTACTGGAATATTTCTGGTGGGGTTCCGTTTTCTTGATGAGCGTTCCGGTTATGATCCTTCTTCTTATCGTTGGTCCTAAACTTCTCCCTGAATTTAAGGATCCAAATTCTAGCAAAATGGATATTCCAAGCGCAATTCTATCTTTAATATCCGTGCTTTCGGTTATCTACGGCTTAAAGCAGATCGCAGAGAACGGCTGGGGAATTGTTCCTATTCTTACGATACTTACGGGACTTGTAATCGGAGCGATCTTTATCAGAAGACAGACAACTCTCACAGATCCAATGATAGATCTCCAGTTGTTTAAACTTCCTGCGTTCACCGCAGCGGTCATAGGAAATACGATGACCATTTTCGTAGGCTTGGGAGCCTTCTTGTTTATTTCCCAATACTTACAATTAGTTTTAGGACTTTCTCCTTTGGAAGCAGGACTCTGGACCCTTCCTGGTGCACTTGGCAATATAGTCGGCTCACTAACCATCCACATGATCGTTCGGATTATGCGCCCGTTATACGTAATATTAGGCGGTCTTGCATTACTTGCGATCGGAATGTATTTATACACTCTGATCAATACCGAAAACGGGATCTGGATGATTACTGTGGGATCACTGGTCATGTCTTTCGGTATCTGTGCAGTTGTGATCTTAGGAACGGATATCATCGTCAGTTCCGCACCTCCAGAAAGAGCAGGTGCAGCCGCTTCTATTTCTGAAACTGCGGCTGAATTTGGTGGAGTATTAGGGATCGCAGTTCTTGGAAGTATAGGTGTTGCGATCTTCAAATCCAGGATCAACTCAATCGATCTTCCTGGCCTCACTCCGGAACAATTCGAAAGTTCTCATAATACTTTAGCTTCTGCGGTAGCCGTGGCAAAGGAACTTCCGGAACCGAGTAGACAGATCCTACTTACTACTGCTCAAGGTGCATTCACCGATTCATTACATTTTATTTCTCTATTGGGTGTGGGGATCTCCATCGCCTTAGCGTTTGTGATCTTCTCCATATTAAGAAATAGAAAAGAAACGGAAGCAATCCCTGAGCCGGCAGAATTGGAAAAATCGGCTAGATAA
- a CDS encoding SRPBCC family protein, with protein MKAEVSVVGKEIIGIKVLDAPRELVWDVWTDPKKVAIWWGPNGFTNTIHEMSVKPGGIWRFMMHGPDGTDYPNHIQFIEVVKPEKLVYDHGDDVNPKQFHVIVLFEEEGSKTKLTMRTIFSSEEEAKEISKYAVDGLGQTLGRLEEFLEKK; from the coding sequence ATGAAAGCAGAAGTTTCAGTTGTTGGAAAAGAAATTATAGGCATCAAGGTACTTGATGCACCCAGAGAATTGGTTTGGGATGTTTGGACCGACCCGAAAAAAGTAGCTATTTGGTGGGGACCAAACGGTTTTACGAATACAATCCACGAAATGAGCGTAAAACCGGGAGGGATCTGGAGATTTATGATGCATGGTCCGGATGGAACGGATTATCCGAATCATATCCAGTTCATAGAAGTGGTCAAACCTGAAAAACTGGTCTACGATCACGGGGATGATGTTAACCCCAAACAATTCCATGTAATCGTTCTTTTCGAAGAAGAAGGTTCCAAAACCAAACTTACTATGAGAACCATATTCTCGAGCGAAGAAGAGGCAAAAGAGATCTCCAAATACGCTGTTGATGGACTTGGCCAGACTCTAGGACGTCTAGAAGAATTCCTGGAAAAGAAATAA
- a CDS encoding SRPBCC family protein translates to MSEIKQSEFKEMILTRTLNAPRDLVWKAWTDPNMVSQWWGPHGFTAPLCQLDLRPGGKILIHMKDPEGGVNPMNGEYKEIVPLEKIVFSSYIAFEMDGKKPAAEILITILFADKGSQTEIQVRALPIKVDPELFPAVEGMEEGWTQTLDKLTAIFA, encoded by the coding sequence GTGAGCGAGATCAAACAATCTGAATTTAAGGAAATGATACTGACTAGGACTCTCAATGCTCCCAGAGACCTGGTCTGGAAGGCTTGGACGGATCCTAATATGGTATCACAATGGTGGGGTCCTCATGGTTTTACGGCTCCTCTATGCCAACTGGATCTTCGTCCAGGCGGTAAGATATTGATCCATATGAAAGATCCGGAAGGCGGGGTCAATCCGATGAACGGCGAATATAAAGAGATAGTCCCTTTGGAAAAGATCGTATTCTCCTCTTATATCGCTTTCGAGATGGACGGCAAAAAACCTGCGGCGGAGATACTGATCACAATTCTGTTCGCAGATAAGGGTTCTCAAACTGAAATACAAGTGCGTGCACTTCCTATCAAAGTGGATCCGGAACTTTTCCCTGCGGTGGAAGGTATGGAAGAAGGTTGGACCCAAACTCTGGACAAACTTACGGCGATTTTCGCTTAA
- a CDS encoding SRPBCC family protein: MDMKVGGYFHYCHKFPTKEEIWIKGMYNEIIPKEKIVFTAYFSDPEGNQVEKIGFPLEMKITVRFFSEKETTQIEIEHEGLEIDQGESQGWTEALDRLAELLRRIQES; encoded by the coding sequence ATGGACATGAAAGTGGGAGGTTACTTCCACTATTGCCATAAATTTCCGACCAAGGAAGAAATTTGGATCAAGGGAATGTACAATGAGATCATTCCTAAGGAAAAGATCGTTTTTACCGCTTACTTTTCGGACCCGGAAGGCAATCAGGTGGAAAAGATCGGATTTCCTCTGGAGATGAAAATCACAGTTCGATTTTTTTCGGAAAAAGAAACCACTCAGATAGAGATCGAACATGAAGGATTGGAGATCGATCAGGGCGAGAGCCAGGGTTGGACGGAAGCCTTGGACAGATTAGCGGAACTTCTCCGTAGGATCCAAGAATCTTAA
- the ilvA gene encoding threonine ammonia-lyase, biosynthetic — MIDYIRKILDARVYDVAVHTPLDPMIRMSQRLNSSVLLKREDLQPIFSFKIRGAYNLISRLSNEEKRSGVICASAGNHAQGVALSSQKLGIKAIIVMPITTPSIKIEAVQYFGAEIVLHGDTFDEAYSHARKLEKEKGLKFIHPYDDPDVIAGQGTVGLEILQQYPGPIEAVFIPIGGGGLAAGVASYIKFLRPEIKLIGVEPSDAASMKEAISAGKRVILDRVGLFADGVAVRQAGEETFRICKELLDDVLVANTDEICAAVKDIFEDMRVIAEPAGALSLAGLKSYTTQNPERTGALIAINSGANMNFDRLRHVAERAEIGESREILLGVTIPEKPGSYLKFVQTLGNKIITEFNYRYATDKRAHVFVGLKLKGSHSEKEKVISELESLGYEVLDISANETAKIHIRYMVGGRVSELKEEIIFRCEFPERPGALLKFLESVGTNWNITLFHYRNHGADYGRVLVGFQVPTSDREGFREKLKSLGYPYEEETDNPAYKMFLHSA; from the coding sequence GTGATAGATTATATCCGCAAAATTTTAGACGCGAGAGTGTACGACGTCGCAGTCCATACTCCCTTGGACCCAATGATCCGAATGAGCCAAAGATTAAATTCTTCGGTTCTTTTAAAAAGAGAAGATCTCCAACCAATATTCTCCTTTAAGATCAGAGGAGCATACAATCTAATTTCCAGACTTTCTAACGAGGAAAAAAGATCCGGAGTGATCTGCGCTTCCGCGGGAAATCATGCGCAAGGAGTCGCACTATCCTCTCAAAAATTAGGTATTAAGGCGATCATAGTAATGCCGATCACTACACCATCTATCAAAATAGAAGCGGTGCAATATTTCGGAGCGGAGATCGTTCTTCATGGAGATACTTTCGACGAAGCGTATTCTCATGCTCGAAAATTAGAAAAGGAGAAGGGACTAAAATTCATCCATCCTTATGACGATCCGGATGTGATCGCAGGACAAGGGACAGTAGGTTTAGAAATTTTACAGCAGTATCCTGGTCCGATCGAAGCAGTTTTTATCCCTATAGGAGGCGGAGGTTTAGCGGCCGGAGTAGCTTCTTATATTAAATTTTTAAGACCTGAGATCAAACTAATTGGAGTAGAACCTTCGGATGCAGCTTCGATGAAAGAAGCAATCTCCGCAGGCAAAAGAGTGATCTTAGACAGAGTCGGATTATTTGCGGATGGAGTTGCAGTCAGGCAAGCCGGGGAAGAAACATTCAGAATTTGTAAAGAACTTTTAGACGATGTGCTGGTAGCAAACACAGACGAGATCTGTGCCGCAGTCAAAGACATATTCGAAGACATGAGAGTGATCGCAGAACCAGCGGGAGCCCTGTCTCTCGCAGGATTAAAATCTTACACAACCCAAAATCCGGAGCGAACCGGAGCTCTAATCGCGATCAATAGCGGAGCCAATATGAATTTCGATAGGCTCAGACATGTTGCGGAAAGAGCAGAGATCGGAGAATCTAGGGAAATTCTACTTGGAGTCACAATCCCCGAAAAACCGGGAAGTTATTTAAAATTCGTCCAGACTCTAGGAAATAAGATCATCACCGAATTCAATTATAGATATGCCACAGACAAACGAGCGCATGTATTCGTAGGTCTGAAATTGAAAGGTTCTCATTCGGAAAAAGAAAAAGTAATCTCCGAATTGGAATCGTTGGGTTACGAAGTCTTGGATATCAGTGCAAATGAGACCGCAAAGATCCATATTCGTTACATGGTGGGCGGGAGAGTTTCCGAACTCAAAGAGGAGATTATCTTTAGATGTGAATTTCCAGAACGTCCAGGCGCTTTGCTGAAATTTTTGGAATCGGTAGGAACCAATTGGAATATTACATTATTCCATTATAGGAATCATGGAGCGGATTACGGAAGGGTCTTGGTGGGATTTCAGGTACCTACTTCCGATAGAGAGGGTTTTAGAGAAAAGCTGAAAAGTTTAGGATACCCTTATGAAGAAGAAACGGATAATCCTGCTTATAAAATGTTTTTGCACAGTGCTTGA
- a CDS encoding DUF971 domain-containing protein translates to MSLSLKATTPETIEFDENILKIEWKDGVVSEFSLLELRKRCPCVVCKGGHGGKVGATTSGIKEAKLLSFSKVGRYAINLVWGDYHNTGIYSFDSLRLYWQGEPGDLGIP, encoded by the coding sequence ATGAGCCTTAGTTTAAAAGCGACTACGCCCGAAACCATAGAATTCGACGAGAATATTCTAAAAATAGAATGGAAGGACGGAGTGGTCTCCGAATTCTCTCTTTTGGAACTCAGAAAAAGATGCCCTTGCGTAGTATGTAAGGGCGGTCATGGGGGAAAAGTAGGAGCGACGACTAGCGGGATCAAAGAGGCCAAATTATTGTCTTTTTCCAAGGTGGGAAGATACGCGATCAATTTGGTCTGGGGAGATTATCATAATACCGGGATCTATAGTTTCGATTCTCTCCGATTGTATTGGCAGGGAGAACCTGGAGATCTAGGAATTCCATGA